A segment of the Amia ocellicauda isolate fAmiCal2 chromosome 5, fAmiCal2.hap1, whole genome shotgun sequence genome:
CACTTCATATACCAGTAAGGTTAACAGGATAAATTCTCAGGAAATATTTGCATTGTGTTTTATAGGCATATTGGGGGCTGTAGCCTGTTGCGTTCAAAGTTATCAGTATTTAGATTATACACAGAGCATCTTAAGTAAAGGGTACAAAGGAacctttttgttagtttttggcCTAGAATCAGTGTTCATAGAAGTATTACGAACATTGAAAAAACAGTATTTGACATTAAACTTAAATGTCTTTCTTGTCTTTGGCACAACAGATATTTTTGGGGACAATGtttgatttacttatttttatttttacacacaatTTGGAAACAGTGATTCTTGGCCAAGCAGAGGttccttttaattttaatgagaatgctttttttcccccttgtgTGTTGGCTTTTGaaggattttatatatatagtgtgtatatatatatatatatatatatatatatatatatatatatatatatatatatatatatataatgtgtatatgtatatatatatatgtatatgtatatgtgtatatatatatgtatatgtatatgtgtatgtatatatatatatatgtatatatatatatatatatatatgtgtgtgtatatatatatatatatattaaaaaaacaaatagtacTGCACAATGGAAGAGTGATGTATAGGTTTTTGTAAGCCAGCAGTTTGTTCCTTATCTTGTGTTGGGAGAGGGTGGAttggggtgggtggggctaTGTTGTGACAGACCCATTCCCTGACTTTGGTCGATGGTTCTACTGTTTCTATTTTACAAAATTCAAAACTTATTTTTTGATGTTCAATTCTGTAAGGGGATACATGGGCACACAATTCAACTGAAATGGAAATATGCATTTAATGCATTCGCTTGCATAAGTGAAGAACAGTTCGGTTTTCAGATGGCATAGATTTCACTTTCAGCAGAGCAATAATGAGTCTATAACATCCTACCAAATACACTTTCAGCAAAAACATTTGGTTGTGCGGCATAACATATTAATTCATCAGCATTTAGTTAATGCCTTGAAATCTTGACAGGCATTattatgaaattaaacaaaccaccaaacaaaagcaaaggtttgcttcagtttaatttatttaacaatgCTTACACACCCTCATCAGGACTATTACACAATTTTATCACTGAATTTCAACCATTACAATTCAAATGGTACAATATGGAAAGCTGAGGAAGCGAACATTAAAGATAAACAACCTCAGTCACCTTCAGGTGGACATCAAGTATTTGAGACCAAATGGTTGACTTTAATTTTTGGTATGACAATTTAGTTTTAAAGTCAAACTTAGCTGCTAACTGGGCTGCTGATgcagtttggttttattttgtatttatttgtattttttaatcagacttaaaataattaatgcaCAAATCCATAGCAtcaatgtagtttttttttgtttcagcaaaTCTTTTTCTGTTGACAATTGaggtctgtcttttttttcccttctctaaagaaaaaaaaactacttttatTACCTTAAAAAATTTgtgaaaaatctaaatgtaCAGAGGTTTGAAATAAACCAAATGCAGTTCCAAACTGCAAAAGGGAGCCCAATAACCTGAACTGAACTCTTTGCTTACGCAGCTAGTCTTTAGTAATGTGCAACTTCTGTTCTTTGAATACTAACACGggtctcttttatttttctgatgtgAATCCCCTTTTCCTCAGTCTTTGTATTATGGTGCTATATATTTGATATACTGATAATCATTTATATCTGGGGAATGATTTTCAGAAACTGTGATTATAGGGGGGAAAATTTAAGTTCTCTTCCGTGCTCTTGTATTTTggatacaaacaaaaaagaagaaaaatcctttgtagaaaataaatttaaaaatattaaaaaataaattgcccTTGTGGTATTCATGGGGCAAGAGCGACATATGGGGTTTGTACATCCTTTTCTGTAAGAGTTTTGATATATTGTGTCTGTACaggttgttttctttcctttcattttaatggtaagtTGTGCAGTGAATGAGGGGTTTTTGCCTTTCTctgaatatgtatataaaaaaataaggtGAAAAAAACTTTTAAGAATATGTTGATtgcttatttttgttattttttttgtttggtttgttttgttttgttttttacaaaccTTGCAAACATTTTCAGCATGGATGTGAAAAAGCATTAAAATTATAACTTTGtgtaaaagaagaaaataattcaCTAAAGAAATTTTTTacactgaataaaataattatacaaacGCAAGTGTTGTATGTCTTATTGAACTTGTTGTTGGATAATATTCTTTGTAGCAGTTTTAGCATCTGTACGAGTTAGTTTTCAACAGATTGCAGCACTGATACATGGATTGATTTAGATATTTTGACATAGGGTAATAGAAATTTTACCCTGGCTTGCTTTTTGCTGTATTTTGAATGTGTAAACAATTGTCTTGGGGGACAAAATTGATTAGATACTATTAAAAACTTGGTTTtcccttcagttttgccttcagcaagtgaaatgctgatGCTggtcattgcagaacattccatttcaccttaaaaaaaagtcttgggttgctttcgcagtatgcttcgggtcattgtccatctgcactgtgaagtgccgtccaatgagttttgaagcatttggctgaatctgagcagataacagccctaaacacttcagaattcatcctgctgcttttgtcagcagtcacatcatcaataaatacaagggaaccagttccattggcagccatacatgcccatgccataacatgcttcatggtatgcttcggatcatcagcagttccttcccttctccatactcttctcttcccatcattctggtacaagttgatctttgtctcatctgtccataggatgttgctccagaactgtacagggttctttagatgttttttggcaaactctagtcttcctgtttcctgtttacatcttgtggtaaactctgtatttactctggtgaagtgttctcttgattgttgactttgacacaaatacacctacctcctggagggtggtcttgatctggccaactgttgtgaaggggtttttcttcaccagggaaagaattcttctgtcatccaccacagttgttttccatgctCTTCTGAGCCTTTAGGTGTCTGAgatcaccagtgcgttctttctttttaagaatgtaccaaataattaatttggccacacctaatgttttgctatctctctaattggtttgttttgatttctaagccaaaactgaaggcaacacaacccaagaacaagcaggaactaaagacagctgcagtgcaggcctggcagagcatcaccagggaagaaacccagcatctgctgatgtctatgggttccagacttcaggcagtcattgactgcaaaggatttgcaaccaagtattgaaactcacaatttaattcatgattatatttgttcaaatacttttgagccaaaatgatgacaattgtcactgtccaaatatgtatggacctaactgtatataagcATGTTTGTcctgtagtttattttatttatttattcacattttcCTGCTGTCCATCACATCAGATTCTTACTTAAGTTGTCCTGTTCTTTCAAGTGTACACTCATTTTAATGCTTTTCACTCAGCCCCATTGTTTTCAACCTGCTGGCGGGTTGAGATATATCTATTAATAACACTGGCATTATTATagaaacatattttatataacTGGAAACTAGAGACTTAGGACTTTCAAATGACTTAGTGACTTGCAAAGTAGGGGAAACATTTGCTTGGGTTCTAGAAATGCTATTttttatacataaaaaataaatgatcataaCTCCTTCAGTTTTTATaaatttttcagtttgttttaaaagttgtattttgacTAGTAGTTTAAGGGATTCATTCATaattatgctattatttatCTTGGAAAGAAAGTTGGTAGTGTTGCAATATAgtgtgtctaatcatgatcaatgcagaaactgatttgattattattaaaaaaacaacaacttggtagtactgtaatatagtttgtctaatcatgatcaactatgtagaatattatagtacaggttgtctagtttattttgatagGTGACGCATACCTGCACTCCCTatgtccatattaaacactTGCACGTCTGAGAAGTCCAACCAGGCGAGTGTAAAGTGTTAATTTTTATTCAtgtgaacaaaaaacagctcatTTGATCAGATGTGCTATTGGAATACTTTTACTGGCATTTTAGTTCTTTTACAAGACCGTAGCACTGGCTCCACTACAAACTTTGTAATCTGGACCATCTGTCatcagacctttttttttttttaaaggaaggaCAGTGTGATGTGTCAGGTTATAGATTATATCCTGAAATGCAAACTTTGTaattctctttaaaaaaaattaagtattGTGACAACAAATTTTAAAGTTTCTCCCATTTAAACATTTCCTATAAATTGTATCACCCCAATTCACATTTTTATCAAATTGAACCTACATTTAGTTTAAAGCTCAATTCATACAGTCCTTTCAGTTTAGAGGCAACCCCACTCAGTCCTCTAAACATGTACTGGGACTGCAGTCCCACATAGTATACATAAGTGACTGACCTGCTCGTACAAGATGCATGTCCCCCCACCAAGGTTTTTAAATGGGTTTTTGTAATCTGTTGCACTGGTGTTCTCTTGGAACATAATCTCCCACTCCCAAACACTGACATCCATTTAAGGATGGCAGCTAGGGGTGCACAATTGTGGGAAAATTCAAAGGTAGAAACTTTCCATGGGAATATATGGGAATGATCATGaataaaatggaaattgagGGGTTATTTGTATAGGCTGTATTTACCATGTCGTATGCAAACATTTTCTTAGTATAAGCAGACATAATTGCAAACCCTTCTGACACACAAATTAGCAAAgagttggggaaaaaaaaaaaaaaaaagtaaaatgagtGTAACTAAAGCAAAGCTGATTTAACAATTGACATTGAAGGCAGTGACCATATTTCACCTGAAATTTCCACTGAAAAAGTACTAAACTTTGCATGCATCCAAGCTATACCAGCACATTCCAGATTTTAGCATGACTTTGTAGGTGGGAAAGCTTGTATGGCTGTAGGTGTGCATTTCTCGGTTAATGGATTGCAGTTGAAAGCTTGAGGTTTGAATGGCTGGGTTATTCTAGGCCACTGGTTTccaaccctgctcctggagagccccaatccataGCTATAGGTTACCCTAAAATCACCAATTTCtgaatactgtggacagttacAAGTTCCCATTTGCTAGTTAATGGAAATAGTTCACAATATATTCACCTCACTAATTGAATCAATTTACCTGAAAGCATGTCATGCTTGGCTCAGACAGTGCAGTAGTGGCTCATTTCACACAGGACTTCCTTCTGGAGGTCCAGGACTGAATATTCACTTTCTAATCTTGCAGTGGTGAAGTCAGAGCCTCCAATTCCCCAATTGAGCTGCTGGTCCACACAGGAGTGTCATTCTGGCATTAAATCAATGCTTACATTGTAAGTCAACATGTTTAAACATCCAACTGTGTAAAAATGTAACTTAAGATTAGTCTTGAATGAGTAACAATGGAACTCAGACTgggttttatcattttattaagTGCTTTGCATTCAGAAGACTGACAGTACAAACTTTGCTCCCAGGTCTACATCCACTGGAATGAAAGGACACAGAAGGAAAGAGGACAGGCAGGGAGGGTGAGGAAACCGCTAAACTAGAGATTTATTCGTAGATCCAGTCGTGAGCAGGGCTCTTGTAGGAAACCAACTCCTCGGGTTTGAACCACAGGCTGATCTCGGTGTTGGCGCTTTCCACAGAGTCACTGCCGTGAATGATGTTTCTGAAACGACAAGAGACATGGTCAAGATGGGCCCAGCGCAACACCTCTATATTGAGAGATTAGAATTCAATTACCCAACATCTTAACACTTCTATTTTGCACATCAAAATCAGGAACCATAATATGCAAGAATTTAAGATCACGGGAGCTTATGCTTCATCACCATTAAGAAATGCATTAAAGCGATTCAAACCCAGCTTCAGCAAACATTTAATAAACCCCAAAATGACAGTCGTGCATTAAAAGCTACCAGGTTCGCCAGTAGCTTTAAACTACTCTACCTTTACAACCACAGATCAGAACTCTAGTAAACGTGCACCATGTTCTCACCTTCCAACCTGAATGCAGAAATCACCGCGGATGGTGCCAGGCTTTGAAGCAGCGGGGTCAGTCTCGCCCAGCATTACTCTGCCAGTCTTCACTACTTTAAGGCCTTCCCACACCTAAAATTAAAAGGAGAATTTAGCTtggtttaaattttaaaaagacaaaaggccCATCAAGAGTTATTTTGACTTGGTCATATTTACCATGGCAACAACAGGTCCAGAGTTCATGTACTTGACCAGTCCAGCGTAGAATGGTCTGTCCTTCAGGTCAATGTAGTGCTGTTTCAAGAGATCTTCAGATGCCTGTACACAAGAATTGAATTCAATTAAtcccattaaaaataaaaaataatttgaggtGCAGTTTCACTCAATTGGAAGCATTTCTTCAGACACGTCTACTATATGCTTTGAGATTCTCATCAGGATTGATtggtaaaaataaagaacagttGAAGTCATTTGGATTGCACATTTAAAGAGTGGCGTGGCATTTAACACACAGGCCTCAAGGAAGTACCCACAATAcactggtttaaaaataaatccaatcTGGGTGTTCCGTTCTATTCCTTGTCGGTCTGACAGCACTATATCAGGAAGTGCAAGCCACTTGTCCAGCAAGGCAATCAACCATAACACTTCTAAACAGGGAGTAGCCAAAAATAGACTACATTTACCAGGCTGGGAACCCTTAATCTCagttaaaaccaaaccaggttACCCCTATTCTTCCAATAAAAACATCCTTTGGAAAAGCACAATGAACATTAAAAACTGAACTATGGCATTGCTTTACATTATGAAGTATTGCCCGATCTTGTAGATCAAGCCTAGTACTGGTATTGCGGTTTCTAAAACTACAGCCACAATACTCCAGATTAACAGTAACCAAGTTTTAAAAACGTGACCATGGCACAATTGCaaataaacacatgttaaaAGCTATAGTTAAGCACAGTGTGGGATGGAGCATTTCTGGTTGGAGAGATTATAGGGATA
Coding sequences within it:
- the nme2a gene encoding NME/NM23 nucleoside diphosphate kinase 2a, which codes for MCIKRRCAGALPRWLSQGVALSLAFRCQSPNALLSSTMAEERTFIAVKPDGVQRGLVGEIIKRFEQKGFKLVAMKMLHASEDLLKQHYIDLKDRPFYAGLVKYMNSGPVVAMVWEGLKVVKTGRVMLGETDPAASKPGTIRGDFCIQVGRNIIHGSDSVESANTEISLWFKPEELVSYKSPAHDWIYE